Proteins encoded by one window of Ulvibacter sp. MAR_2010_11:
- a CDS encoding 3-hydroxyacyl-CoA dehydrogenase/enoyl-CoA hydratase family protein: MSKRRINKVAVIGSGIMGSGIACHFANIGVEVLLLDIVPRELNDKEKAAGLTLEDKVVRNRLVNEALTASIKSKPAPLYHSSFANRITTGNLEDDIAKVATADWIIEVVVERLDIKQQVFENLEKHRTPGTLITSNTSGIPIHFMSEGRSEDFQKHFCGTHFFNPPRYLKLFEIIPGPETSSEVLDFLNGYGEKFLGKTSVIAKDTPAFIGNRIGIFGIQSLFHLVQEMGLTIEEVDKLTGPVIGRPKSATFRTVDVVGLDTLVHVANGIYENCPNDEEHEVFKLPQFIATMMDNKWLGSKTGQGFYKKVKNDDGSSEILGLDLNTLEYRSGKKASFPTLELTKSIDKVVDRFPVLVGGKDKAAEFYRKSFGSMFAYVSKRIPEISDELYKIDDAMKAGFGWENGPFEIWDAVGVQKGIQLIKDLGKEPAPWVNEMLEAGIESFYTVKEGATYYYDIPKKKHLKVPGQDAFIILDNIRKSSEVFKNSGVVVEDLGDGILNCEFQSKMNSIGGDVLAGLNKAIDIAEKDFDGLVIGNQGANFSVGANIGMIFMMAVEQEYDELNAAVKYFQDSCMRLRYSSIPTVVAPHGMTLGGGCEMTLHADRVVAAAESYIGLVEFGVGVIPGGGGSKEMALRASDSFAKDDVELNRLRERFLTVAMAKVSTSAYEAFDYDFLKSGKDIVIVNRDRQIAEAKAVARMMADQGYTKPVRRKDIKVLGKQALGLFLVGTDAMEDSHYISEHDQKIANKLAYVMAGGDLSEPTLVSEQYLLDLEREAFLSLAGERKTLERLQHMIQKGKPLRN, translated from the coding sequence ATGTCAAAAAGAAGAATTAATAAAGTTGCTGTAATCGGCTCCGGAATCATGGGAAGCGGAATCGCTTGTCATTTTGCAAATATTGGAGTTGAAGTACTACTATTAGATATTGTTCCTCGTGAATTGAACGACAAGGAAAAAGCCGCAGGCCTCACCTTAGAAGATAAAGTTGTTCGCAATAGATTGGTGAACGAAGCTTTGACAGCTTCTATCAAATCGAAACCCGCACCCTTATACCACAGTAGTTTTGCAAACAGAATCACAACAGGAAATCTGGAAGATGACATCGCAAAGGTTGCAACTGCCGACTGGATTATTGAAGTGGTTGTAGAACGATTAGACATAAAACAACAGGTTTTTGAAAACCTTGAAAAGCATAGAACTCCCGGAACATTGATTACTTCAAATACTTCAGGAATTCCTATACATTTTATGAGTGAAGGTAGAAGTGAGGATTTTCAGAAGCATTTCTGCGGAACACATTTCTTTAACCCACCTCGTTATTTAAAATTGTTTGAAATCATTCCGGGACCTGAAACTTCTTCCGAAGTTTTGGATTTCTTAAACGGATACGGCGAAAAATTTTTGGGGAAAACTTCAGTAATTGCAAAAGATACTCCCGCCTTTATTGGAAACCGTATTGGTATTTTCGGAATTCAAAGTTTGTTTCACCTGGTTCAGGAGATGGGTCTAACCATCGAAGAAGTGGACAAACTTACCGGTCCCGTTATTGGTCGTCCTAAATCGGCCACTTTCCGTACCGTAGATGTGGTTGGATTAGACACGCTGGTGCATGTTGCCAACGGAATTTATGAAAACTGCCCTAACGACGAAGAACACGAAGTGTTTAAACTCCCGCAATTTATTGCTACCATGATGGATAATAAATGGTTGGGAAGCAAAACAGGACAGGGTTTTTATAAAAAAGTGAAAAATGACGACGGAAGTAGTGAGATTTTAGGATTGGATTTGAATACTTTGGAATATCGCAGCGGTAAAAAAGCCTCCTTCCCTACTCTGGAACTTACCAAAAGTATCGACAAGGTTGTAGATCGCTTTCCTGTATTGGTTGGCGGAAAGGACAAAGCAGCAGAATTCTACCGTAAAAGCTTCGGAAGTATGTTTGCCTACGTGTCTAAACGTATTCCTGAAATTTCGGACGAATTGTACAAGATTGATGACGCCATGAAGGCCGGTTTCGGCTGGGAAAATGGCCCCTTTGAGATTTGGGACGCCGTTGGAGTGCAAAAAGGAATTCAGCTTATAAAAGATTTGGGGAAAGAACCCGCTCCATGGGTGAATGAAATGCTCGAAGCGGGAATCGAATCGTTTTATACAGTAAAAGAAGGCGCGACATATTATTACGACATTCCGAAGAAAAAACACCTAAAAGTGCCCGGACAGGATGCGTTTATCATTTTGGACAATATCAGGAAATCTTCCGAAGTCTTTAAAAACAGTGGAGTTGTTGTGGAAGATCTCGGCGATGGAATTTTAAATTGTGAATTCCAAAGCAAGATGAACAGCATTGGCGGAGATGTCCTTGCAGGGCTTAATAAAGCTATTGATATAGCCGAAAAAGATTTCGACGGACTAGTAATCGGAAATCAGGGTGCCAACTTCTCGGTAGGTGCCAATATTGGAATGATCTTTATGATGGCGGTCGAGCAGGAATACGACGAATTGAACGCGGCGGTGAAATATTTTCAGGACAGCTGTATGCGACTGCGCTACTCTTCCATCCCTACCGTTGTTGCTCCCCATGGAATGACTTTAGGCGGAGGATGTGAAATGACCCTACACGCAGACCGCGTTGTGGCTGCAGCCGAAAGTTATATCGGGTTGGTTGAATTTGGTGTAGGCGTGATTCCGGGCGGTGGTGGTTCCAAAGAAATGGCATTGCGTGCATCAGACAGTTTTGCCAAGGATGACGTTGAATTAAACCGTCTAAGAGAACGATTTTTAACCGTTGCAATGGCGAAAGTATCTACGTCAGCTTATGAAGCATTTGATTATGATTTCCTCAAAAGCGGAAAAGATATTGTGATAGTCAACAGAGACCGACAAATTGCTGAAGCCAAAGCAGTAGCGAGAATGATGGCAGATCAGGGGTATACCAAGCCGGTAAGGCGAAAAGATATAAAAGTGCTTGGAAAACAGGCTTTGGGCTTGTTTTTGGTAGGAACAGATGCAATGGAAGATAGTCACTATATAAGTGAGCACGATCAAAAAATTGCCAACAAATTGGCCTATGTTATGGCAGGTGGAGATCTTTCTGAACCCACTCTGGTTTCAGAACAGTACCTACTCGATCTGGAACGAGAAGCTTTCTTAAGTCTGGCAGGAGAACGCAAGACCCTGGAACGCTTACAACATATGATTCAAAAAGGAAAGCCACTTCGCAACTAA
- a CDS encoding MarR family winged helix-turn-helix transcriptional regulator, translating to MKEKTIDYVLRATWMAVQKMYNEEAGKKGSTMATGFALISIDPEEGTSSTALGPKMGMEATSLSRTLKTMEEKGLIERKPNPLDGRGVIIHLTEFGKEMREFSKNVVLQFDEAVKEEVSPEELQTFKNVAHTILELINSKKIYNTEKIS from the coding sequence ATGAAGGAAAAAACCATCGATTATGTATTACGAGCCACCTGGATGGCCGTTCAAAAAATGTATAACGAAGAGGCCGGAAAAAAAGGGAGCACCATGGCTACCGGTTTCGCCCTGATTAGCATCGACCCGGAAGAAGGTACCTCTTCTACAGCCCTGGGACCTAAGATGGGAATGGAAGCCACAAGCTTATCACGTACCCTAAAAACGATGGAAGAGAAAGGATTGATTGAGCGTAAACCCAATCCGTTGGATGGTCGAGGAGTAATTATTCACCTAACCGAATTTGGGAAAGAGATGCGGGAATTTTCGAAAAATGTGGTGCTGCAGTTCGATGAGGCCGTAAAAGAAGAAGTAAGCCCTGAAGAGCTGCAAACTTTTAAAAATGTAGCCCACACCATTTTGGAGCTCATCAACAGTAAAAAAATATACAATACCGAAAAAATTTCATAG
- a CDS encoding long-chain fatty acid--CoA ligase has product MTEPKRLFDFPYYQLEKYPLEKSLVSKVNGEWIATSTQEYINKANALSRGLIRLGVKPNDKVAIISMTNRTEWNICDIGILQTGAQDVPIYPTISEEDYEYVLNHSESMYCFVSCEEVYTKIAKIKDNVPSLKGIYSFNNLNNCPNWGEVLELGKDESNQNEVVSRKEAVKETDLATLIYTSGTTGQPKGVMLTHRNIASNATASAKRLPIEMGKTKSLSFLPVCHIYERMLLYMYQYCGVSIHFAESLETISDNLKEIKPEVMTAVPRLLEKVYDKIYAKGADLTGIKKKLFFWAIDLGLKYEPYGQNGWWYETKLKIARKLIFSKWQEALGGNLQAIASGSAALQPRLARVFNAADIPVMEGYGLTETSPVVSVNDMRNGGFRIGTVGKAIENTEIKIAEDGEILVKGPQVMMGYYKDPDKTAEVLKNGYFHTGDIGEIDADGFLKITDRKKEMFKTSGGKYVAPQLLENAMKQSRFIDQIMVVGEGEKMPAALIQPNWEFIAEWNKRKNKGLPDDPKELVNNEVLISRIQKEIDIHNERFGKWEKIKKFELTPDVWGIESGHLTPTMKMKRKVIKEKYIDLYNKIYERDS; this is encoded by the coding sequence ATGACCGAACCAAAAAGACTCTTCGACTTCCCCTATTACCAACTGGAAAAATACCCTCTCGAAAAATCACTTGTGAGCAAGGTAAACGGAGAATGGATTGCAACCTCAACGCAGGAATATATAAATAAAGCGAACGCTCTAAGTCGCGGTTTAATTCGCTTAGGCGTAAAACCCAACGACAAGGTGGCCATCATCTCTATGACCAATCGCACCGAGTGGAATATATGTGATATTGGGATTTTACAAACCGGAGCACAGGATGTACCCATTTATCCCACCATCAGTGAGGAGGATTACGAATATGTGCTCAACCACAGTGAATCTATGTATTGCTTTGTTTCTTGTGAAGAAGTGTATACCAAAATTGCAAAAATAAAAGATAATGTACCTTCCTTAAAAGGCATTTATTCTTTCAATAATCTTAATAATTGTCCTAATTGGGGTGAGGTGTTGGAATTAGGTAAGGATGAAAGCAATCAAAACGAAGTAGTTAGTAGAAAAGAGGCTGTAAAAGAGACCGATCTCGCTACACTTATTTATACTTCCGGAACAACAGGACAACCAAAAGGAGTTATGTTGACTCATAGAAATATAGCGAGTAACGCTACGGCAAGTGCCAAAAGATTGCCCATAGAAATGGGAAAAACTAAATCGCTAAGCTTCTTGCCTGTTTGCCATATTTATGAGCGCATGTTGCTTTATATGTATCAATATTGTGGAGTGAGTATCCACTTTGCTGAAAGTCTTGAAACAATTAGTGATAATTTAAAGGAAATAAAACCGGAGGTGATGACCGCAGTACCGAGACTGCTGGAAAAAGTGTATGATAAGATTTATGCAAAGGGAGCAGATTTAACCGGAATTAAAAAGAAATTATTCTTCTGGGCTATCGATTTAGGGCTAAAATATGAACCCTACGGCCAAAATGGTTGGTGGTACGAGACAAAATTGAAGATTGCCAGAAAATTAATTTTTAGCAAATGGCAGGAGGCTTTGGGAGGAAACTTGCAGGCGATTGCTTCAGGAAGTGCAGCTTTACAACCCAGATTGGCACGTGTCTTTAACGCCGCAGATATTCCTGTGATGGAAGGCTACGGACTTACGGAAACATCACCTGTAGTAAGTGTTAACGATATGCGAAACGGTGGTTTCCGAATTGGAACCGTTGGTAAGGCAATTGAAAATACTGAAATTAAAATTGCCGAAGATGGGGAAATTCTGGTAAAAGGACCGCAGGTTATGATGGGTTATTATAAAGATCCCGATAAAACTGCTGAAGTTTTAAAAAACGGGTATTTTCATACAGGAGATATAGGTGAAATTGATGCGGACGGCTTCCTTAAAATTACCGATCGTAAAAAGGAAATGTTTAAAACCAGTGGCGGGAAATATGTTGCGCCTCAATTACTTGAAAATGCAATGAAGCAATCTCGCTTTATAGATCAGATTATGGTAGTTGGTGAGGGCGAGAAAATGCCGGCAGCTTTAATTCAGCCTAATTGGGAATTTATAGCCGAATGGAATAAGCGTAAAAACAAAGGCCTTCCGGACGACCCGAAAGAACTGGTAAACAATGAAGTACTAATTTCTCGAATTCAGAAAGAAATAGACATCCATAACGAACGCTTCGGTAAATGGGAAAAAATTAAAAAATTTGAACTCACGCCCGATGTATGGGGAATTGAAAGCGGTCACCTCACTCCTACCATGAAAATGAAACGGAAAGTAATTAAAGAGAAATACATAGATCTTTACAATAAAATCTATGAAAGAGATTCTTGA
- a CDS encoding four helix bundle protein, with amino-acid sequence MHKVEDLKIWVKSIELAKSIYQIADTLPIEEKYGLTSQIKRCAISIPSNIAEGSGRNSQKEFIQFLSIANGSAYELQTQLLLVIELQLISEEKLKPILEKVIEIQKMNYGFQKSLKESKY; translated from the coding sequence ATGCATAAAGTAGAAGATTTAAAAATTTGGGTTAAATCAATAGAATTGGCTAAGAGTATTTATCAAATAGCCGATACATTACCTATTGAAGAAAAATACGGATTGACTAGTCAGATAAAAAGATGCGCTATCTCAATTCCTTCAAATATTGCTGAAGGGTCCGGGAGAAATTCGCAAAAAGAATTTATTCAATTTCTAAGTATCGCCAATGGTTCAGCTTACGAATTACAAACACAGTTACTGTTAGTAATTGAATTACAATTAATTTCAGAAGAAAAACTAAAGCCAATATTGGAAAAGGTAATTGAAATTCAAAAAATGAATTATGGATTTCAGAAATCACTTAAAGAATCTAAATACTAA
- a CDS encoding acetyl-CoA C-acyltransferase translates to MKTAYIVKAYRTAVGKAPRGVFRFKRPDELAAETIQFMMKELPQLDKSRIDDVIVGNAMPEGAQGLNMARFISLIGLESVDVPGVTVNRFCASGIETIATATAKIQAGMANCIIAGGAESMSAVPMSGYKPELNYEIAKSGHEDYYWGMGNTAEAVANQYKVSREDQDEFAYNSHMKALKALAENRFKDQIVPIEVEETFVNEAGKKETKKYTVTQDEGPRKGTSKEALAKLRPVFAAGGSVTAGNSSQMSDGAAFVMVMSEEMVKELNLEPIARMVGFTAVGVEPRIMGIGPVKAIPKALKQSGLKQDDIALIELNEAFASQSLAVIRELGLNKDIVNVNGGAIALGHPLGCTGTKLSVQLFDEMRKRNMKGKYGMVTMCVGTGQGAAGIYEFLK, encoded by the coding sequence ATGAAAACAGCATATATCGTAAAAGCATACAGAACAGCAGTGGGAAAAGCGCCACGAGGTGTCTTTCGTTTTAAAAGACCGGACGAATTGGCCGCGGAAACCATTCAGTTTATGATGAAGGAATTGCCGCAACTCGACAAATCTCGAATTGACGACGTGATTGTGGGAAATGCAATGCCGGAAGGGGCTCAGGGACTTAATATGGCGCGATTCATCTCTTTGATTGGATTGGAGTCGGTGGATGTTCCGGGGGTTACTGTCAATAGATTTTGCGCTTCAGGAATAGAAACCATTGCAACGGCCACTGCCAAAATTCAGGCGGGAATGGCCAATTGTATTATCGCAGGTGGCGCAGAAAGCATGAGTGCCGTTCCTATGTCGGGCTATAAACCCGAATTGAATTATGAAATTGCCAAATCCGGACACGAAGATTACTATTGGGGAATGGGTAACACCGCCGAGGCTGTTGCCAATCAGTACAAGGTATCCCGTGAAGATCAGGACGAGTTTGCGTACAATTCGCATATGAAGGCGTTAAAGGCACTAGCCGAAAACCGTTTTAAAGATCAAATTGTTCCTATCGAGGTGGAAGAGACCTTTGTAAATGAAGCAGGGAAAAAGGAAACCAAAAAATATACGGTCACTCAGGATGAAGGTCCGCGTAAAGGAACCAGTAAAGAGGCATTAGCAAAGTTACGCCCTGTGTTTGCCGCGGGAGGAAGTGTTACTGCCGGAAACTCTTCGCAAATGAGTGATGGTGCAGCATTTGTTATGGTGATGAGTGAAGAAATGGTAAAAGAGTTAAATCTCGAACCCATTGCGCGCATGGTAGGTTTTACTGCAGTGGGTGTAGAACCCCGAATTATGGGTATAGGACCTGTAAAGGCAATTCCGAAGGCATTAAAACAATCGGGATTAAAACAGGATGATATCGCGCTTATCGAACTCAATGAAGCCTTTGCTTCTCAGTCGTTAGCTGTAATACGTGAACTCGGCCTTAATAAGGATATAGTAAATGTAAACGGGGGCGCCATCGCACTTGGGCACCCACTGGGCTGTACAGGAACTAAATTATCGGTTCAGCTTTTCGACGAAATGCGCAAGCGAAATATGAAGGGCAAATACGGCATGGTAACCATGTGTGTGGGAACCGGACAAGGAGCTGCGGGGATTTATGAATTTTTAAAATAA
- a CDS encoding acyl-CoA dehydrogenase family protein, whose translation MSTETKNNKELLRGGQFLVKETACEDIFTPEDFSEEQKMMKEAVMEFNEREIIAHRDRFEKKDYAFTEEVMRKAGELGFLGVAVPEAYGGLGMGFVSTLLTCDYISSGTGSFSTAFGAHTGIGTLPITLYGTEAQKQKYVPKLATGEWFGAYCLTEPGAGSDANSGKTKAVLSEDGTHYKISGQKMWISNAGFCKLFIVFARIEDDKYITGFIVENDPSNGITMGEEEHKLGIRASSTRQVFFSDTVVPVENMLSERGNGFKIAMNALNVGRIKLAGACLDSQRRVTTTAIKYAVERKQFNTPIAEFGAIKKKIAEMATNAYAGESATYRAAKNIEDRIALRVADGNSHQEAELKGVEEYAIECSILKVAVSEDIQNCADEGIQIFGGMGFSEDTPMEAAWRDARIARIYEGTNEINRMLAVGMLVKKAMKGHVDLLGPATAVAQELTGIPSFDTPDYSELFSEEKEILRKLKKVFLMVAGAAVQKYGPDLEEHQQMLLAASDILIEIYMAESAVLRSEKNAKRFGEAAQKEQIAMSKLYLYHAVETINTKAHEAIISFAEGDEQRMMLMGLRRFTKYQNMPNIVELRKIIAEKVTAEQKYPFWS comes from the coding sequence ATGAGTACAGAAACAAAGAATAACAAAGAACTTTTACGGGGTGGTCAATTCTTGGTAAAAGAAACAGCCTGTGAAGATATTTTTACTCCTGAAGACTTTTCAGAAGAGCAAAAAATGATGAAAGAAGCGGTAATGGAATTCAATGAAAGAGAGATCATTGCTCACAGAGATCGCTTCGAGAAAAAAGATTATGCATTCACCGAAGAGGTAATGCGTAAAGCCGGAGAGCTTGGCTTTTTAGGCGTTGCTGTTCCTGAAGCTTATGGCGGATTGGGAATGGGCTTCGTTTCTACCCTCCTTACCTGTGACTATATTTCCAGCGGCACAGGATCTTTTAGTACTGCATTTGGTGCGCATACCGGGATTGGTACCTTGCCAATCACCTTATATGGAACCGAAGCTCAAAAACAAAAATACGTTCCCAAGCTTGCAACCGGTGAATGGTTTGGCGCTTATTGCTTGACAGAACCGGGTGCGGGAAGTGATGCCAACAGTGGAAAAACAAAGGCCGTACTTAGTGAAGACGGTACCCACTACAAGATCAGCGGACAAAAAATGTGGATCTCCAACGCGGGATTCTGTAAGCTCTTTATTGTATTCGCTAGAATTGAGGACGACAAATACATCACCGGATTCATAGTCGAAAATGACCCTAGTAATGGGATTACTATGGGTGAAGAAGAGCATAAATTAGGAATTAGAGCTTCTTCTACCCGTCAGGTGTTTTTTAGCGATACGGTAGTACCTGTAGAAAACATGCTTTCGGAAAGAGGAAACGGATTTAAAATTGCAATGAACGCCCTAAACGTTGGTCGTATCAAATTGGCCGGCGCCTGTTTGGATTCGCAACGACGTGTTACCACTACGGCTATAAAATATGCTGTAGAACGCAAACAATTTAATACTCCCATAGCCGAATTTGGTGCAATTAAGAAGAAGATAGCCGAAATGGCCACTAATGCGTATGCAGGTGAATCTGCTACTTACAGAGCTGCGAAAAATATAGAAGATCGTATCGCTCTTCGTGTAGCTGATGGAAATTCACATCAGGAAGCCGAGCTGAAAGGAGTTGAAGAATACGCCATTGAATGTTCTATTTTAAAGGTTGCAGTTTCGGAAGACATTCAGAATTGTGCCGATGAAGGGATTCAGATTTTCGGCGGAATGGGCTTCTCTGAAGATACTCCAATGGAAGCGGCTTGGCGGGATGCGCGTATTGCACGCATCTATGAAGGCACCAACGAAATCAATCGTATGCTGGCCGTAGGAATGCTTGTAAAGAAAGCCATGAAAGGTCATGTCGATTTGTTAGGCCCCGCCACAGCAGTTGCTCAGGAACTAACAGGAATTCCTTCTTTTGACACACCGGATTATTCTGAATTGTTTTCAGAAGAAAAAGAAATACTCAGAAAATTAAAGAAAGTATTCCTTATGGTTGCCGGAGCTGCCGTTCAAAAATACGGCCCGGATCTGGAAGAGCATCAACAAATGCTTTTGGCTGCGTCCGATATTTTAATTGAAATTTATATGGCTGAAAGTGCCGTGCTTCGTTCCGAAAAGAATGCGAAGCGTTTTGGAGAAGCTGCACAAAAGGAACAAATTGCCATGTCAAAATTATATTTATATCATGCAGTAGAAACCATTAATACCAAAGCACATGAAGCAATTATCTCCTTTGCTGAAGGTGATGAACAACGCATGATGTTGATGGGCTTACGACGTTTTACAAAATACCAGAACATGCCAAACATAGTAGAGCTACGTAAAATTATTGCCGAAAAGGTTACCGCCGAACAAAAATATCCTTTCTGGTCGTAA